ATGTTGACAGCATTATATGCTTATCCAATATCAAGAAAAGATTTTCCAGCGGCTAAATTCTTTACCTTTTTCATATTTTTTACAATGTTGTTCAATGGTGGATTGGTTGCAAGTTTCTATATAAATACTCAATTATTCCATTTCAAGAATAGGTTATATTCCCTGTTATTGCCCTTGATGATGAATCCATTCAATGTATTGATCGTAAGGACGTTCTATAAACAGAGTGTACCAAAATCAATAATCGAATCATCAAAGATAGATGGTGCTAGCGAGTTACGAATTTTTATTCAAATGGTATTACCTTTATCAAAACCAGCCATAGCCACGATAGCTTTATTTGACACTTTGTGTTATTGGAATGATTGGTTTTCAAGTTTGTTATACATATCAGATGTAAAATTATATTCCTTGCAGTACACCATGTATACTGCTCTCATGAATATCAAGTATTTATTGAAATTTGGTGAAACATCATCTGATGCATTGAACAGCTTGGGTACAGTACCAACCCAAACAGTGAGATTTACAATGGTATTGATAGCAATAGGACCTATAATACTAGCTTATCCTTATTTCCAAAAACATTTTGTGAAAGGATTAACTATAGGTGCTTTGAAAGGTTAGAATAATTACTTAGTAATTATTTTGATTATATATATAAAAAAATATTCTAGGAGGTAGTTTTTATGAAAAAATTAGTTTCAGTCATGCTAATAATAGTTTTAACACTATCATTGGCTGCATGTGGAGGTAAGAAGGAAGTTGAGGAAACAAAAGGGGAAAATGCTGATGTAGAAAACAATTCTTCTAATGTTGAAGAAAAAGCAGAGGATAAAGATGAATTAGAACCTGTTACTCTGAAATTTACATATCCAGGTTCACATCAAGAGGATGAAGAAAAAGTTGAAGAAGCTATTAATGAATATTTAAAAGATAAAATAAATGCGTCTATTGATATTGAACCAATAGATTGGTCAGCCTTCGAAGAAAAAACCAGTTTGATGATGGCAACAGGTGATAATCTCGATATGATATTCACTGCATCTTGGATGACTTATTATACAGATGTTGCTAAAAAAGCATATGTACCAATGAATGATTTAATTGATAAATACGCACCTAAAACAAAAGAGTTATTGAATCCTGCATTATTTGAAGGTCCAAAAGTAGATGGAGTCATATATGGTTTATCAACAAACAAAGAAACAGCAGGAGCTACAGGATTATTCTTCAGAAAAGACTTAGTTGAGAAATATAAGTTTGATATATCTAAGATAAAATCTATTAAGGATTTTGAAACTGTTCTAGAACCAATGTTAGAAACTATCAAGAAAAATGAGCCAGGAATATATCCTTATTACTCTAATGGCTACAATAGTCTAGTGAGTTTCTATCAACCACTATCTATTGGTGGAGGAGATACTCCAGGGTATTATAATCCTGATTCAGGTAAGATAGAGTATACACAAGAAAGTGAAGAGAAGCTGTTATTATATGATTTAGCTTACAAGTGGGCTAATATGGGATATATTAATGAGGATGCAGTTACAGCAGAGGAATGGGTTCCTAACATGTTCTGTACCTGGATGCCATACAAACCTGGTAAAGATGCTGAGATGTCAGCTCAATTAGGCATTGAGTTAGTAGGAGAAGTCATAGGTTCTCCTTATACCACTACATGTGAAGTGACAGGTTCCATGATTGCGATATCAAGAAATAGTAAGAACCCAGAAAGATGTATGATGTTTCTAGAGTTGTTGAATACTGACAAGTATCTTAACAATCTATTGAATTATGGTATTGAAGATGTTCACTACTTGAAAGTGAAAGATAATGTAATAGATTTTCCAGAAGGTGTAACAGCTTCTACAAGTACTTATTATCCTTCATCACAATGGATGTTCCAAAATCAATTTTTGAATTATCTAAGAGTCGGTGAAGCAGAGGACAAATGGGAACAATATGATATTTTCAACAAGAGTGCAGTAGTAAGTCCATTATTAGGTTTTGCATTTGACG
The window above is part of the Vallitalea guaymasensis genome. Proteins encoded here:
- a CDS encoding carbohydrate ABC transporter permease, whose product is MKKKAGVNQISNRANCIINIFFLIYAILCIAPLLLSLGVSLTDEKEVILHGFNFIPRKFSLDAYRFLFQDASHVLRAYGVSIFVTVVGTLFSVMLTALYAYPISRKDFPAAKFFTFFIFFTMLFNGGLVASFYINTQLFHFKNRLYSLLLPLMMNPFNVLIVRTFYKQSVPKSIIESSKIDGASELRIFIQMVLPLSKPAIATIALFDTLCYWNDWFSSLLYISDVKLYSLQYTMYTALMNIKYLLKFGETSSDALNSLGTVPTQTVRFTMVLIAIGPIILAYPYFQKHFVKGLTIGALKG
- a CDS encoding ABC transporter substrate-binding protein is translated as MKKLVSVMLIIVLTLSLAACGGKKEVEETKGENADVENNSSNVEEKAEDKDELEPVTLKFTYPGSHQEDEEKVEEAINEYLKDKINASIDIEPIDWSAFEEKTSLMMATGDNLDMIFTASWMTYYTDVAKKAYVPMNDLIDKYAPKTKELLNPALFEGPKVDGVIYGLSTNKETAGATGLFFRKDLVEKYKFDISKIKSIKDFETVLEPMLETIKKNEPGIYPYYSNGYNSLVSFYQPLSIGGGDTPGYYNPDSGKIEYTQESEEKLLLYDLAYKWANMGYINEDAVTAEEWVPNMFCTWMPYKPGKDAEMSAQLGIELVGEVIGSPYTTTCEVTGSMIAISRNSKNPERCMMFLELLNTDKYLNNLLNYGIEDVHYLKVKDNVIDFPEGVTASTSTYYPSSQWMFQNQFLNYLRVGEAEDKWEQYDIFNKSAVVSPLLGFAFDATPVKSEIAACKNIREEFEKALVSGVLDPDVAVPEYLEKLKANGSEKIVTEKQRQVDEFKAKK